Proteins encoded together in one Sander lucioperca isolate FBNREF2018 chromosome 17, SLUC_FBN_1.2, whole genome shotgun sequence window:
- the mad2l1 gene encoding mitotic spindle assembly checkpoint protein MAD2A: MTSTLKGITLKGSAELVAEFFSFGINSILYQRGIYPPETFSRVTNYDMSLQLTTDPKLKNYLTNVVSQLKEWLFECTVQKLVLVITCLETNEVLERWQFDIECDKSAKESSAPREKSIKTIQDEIRSVIRQITATVTFLPLLETPCAFDLLVYTDKDLVVPDKWEESGPQIIDQSEEVRLRSFTTSIHKVNSMVAYKKTDSV; this comes from the exons ATGACTAGCACGTTGAAAGGGATTACTCTCAAAGGAAGCGCCGAGCTAGTAGCCGAGTTCTTCT CATTTGGCATCAACAGCATCCTGTACCAGCGGGGCATATATCCTCCAGAGACATTCAGCAGGGTCACCAACTATGACATGAGCCTTCAACTTACCACTGATCCCAAACTGAAGAACTACCTGACCAATGTGGTGTCTCAACTCAAAG AGTGGCTGTTTGAGTGCACTGTGCAGAAGCTGGTGTTGGTGATCACATGTCTGGAGACCAACGAGGTGCTGGAGAGATGGCAGTTTGACATCGAGTGTGACAAATCAGCCAAGGAGAGCAG TGCTCCCAGAGAGAAGTCCATTAAGACCATCCAGGATGAGATCCGCTCCGTTATCAGACAGATAACCGCCACCGTTACTTTCCTGCCACTGCTGGAGACGCCAT gTGCATTTGACCTCCTTGTCTACACAGACAAAGACCTGGTAGTTCCTGATAAGTGGGAGGAGTCCGGGCCGCAGATCATCGACCAATCGGAGGAGGTGCGTTTACGCTCCTTCACCACCTCCATCCACAAGGTGAACAGCATGGTGGCGTACAAGAAGACGGACTCAGTTTAG